The following nucleotide sequence is from Mesorhizobium sp. J8.
TGGCCGAGACCGCCACCCAGAAGGCGATCGCCTATGCCAATGAGCGCCGCCAGGGTAAGGCTTCCGCCTATTCCGGCTCCGGCATGGCGCCGATCGTCCATCACCCCGACGTGCAGCGCAACCTGCTCACCATGCGGGCTCTGACCCAGATCGCTCGCTCGATCAGCTATTCCTGCGCCCATGCCATCGACCGCGCGCGTGTCGGCGAGGGCGAGGCAGCGGCGAAATGGCACGACCGCGCCAGCCTGCTGACACCGCTCGCCAAAGCCTTCTCCACCGATGTCGGCGTCGAAGTCGCCTCGCTGGGCGTCCAGGTGCATGGCGGCATGGGGTTCATCGAGGAGACGGGTGCCGCGGCGCTTTATCGCGACGCGCGCATCGCGCCGATCTATGAAGGCACCAACGGCATCCAGGCGATCGATCTCGTGGCGCGAAAGCTGCCGCTCGGCGGCGGCGAGCATGTGCATTCCTATATCGGCGAATTGAAAGCGGTGGCGGACGCCGTGCGCACCTCCAACATCGACGGTTTCGGCCGCACTGCCGACAACCTCGACCGTGCCCTTGCCGATCTCGACGAGGCGACGCGCTTCCTGCAAAAGCTCACGGGCGAGGGCAAGGCCGACGCCGCGATGGCCGGCGCCACGCCTTATCTGCGCCTCATCTCGCTTGCCGCCGGCGGCGCCTATCTGGCGCAGGGCGGGCTCGCCGATCGCAGTCGCATCCCGCTTTGCCGCTTCTTCGCCGAAAATCTGCTCGGCGAGACGCGCGCGCTCAAGGAGCGCGTCCTCGACGGCGCAGAAAGCCTCGCCGCCGCCGGCAAGGCGCTGATTTCCGCTTAAGCATCCTGACGTTCAAAGGACCAATCGTGACAGACCATATCCTCGTCGAGCGCCAGGGCGCCGTGCAGATCATCCGCATCAACCGCCCCGACAAGAAGAACGCGCTGACCCGCGCCATGTATGCGAAAATGTCGGCAGCGCTCGCCGAAGGCGATGCCGATCCGGCGGTCCGCGTCCACGTCTTCCTCGGCGTTCCAGGCGCCTTTTCCTCCGGCAACGACCTCGCCGATTTCCTGGCCATCGCCACCGGCGGCGAGGGCGGCAACGAGGTCTGGGATTTCCTGATGGCGCTGGCCAAGTCGCAGAAGCCGATGGTATCGGGCGTCGACGGCATCGCGGTGGGCATCGGCACCACGCTCAATCTGCATTGCGACCTGACCTTCGCCACGCCGCGCACGCTCTTTCGCACGCCCTTCGTCGATCTCGGCCTGGTGCCGGAGGCCGGCTCCAGCCTCATCGCGCCGCAGCTTCTCGGACGGCAGGGCGCCTTCGCGCTGCTCGGCCTCGGCGAGGGCTTTTCGGCCGAGCGCGCCAAGGCCGCCGGCCTGATCTACGAGGTCGTCGCCGAAGACGCGCTGGAAGGCGCGGTGCTGGCGGCCGCTAACGGCATCGCCGCCAAGCCGCCGCAGGCGCTGAAGATCGCGCGCGACCTGATGCGCGAGCCGCGCGCGGAATTGATCGCCCGCATCGAGGTCGAGAGCCAGCATTTCCGCGAGCGGCTGACCTCCGAAGAGGCGCGCGCCGCGCTCACCGCTTTCATGACACGCAAGAAGGGCTAAGCCCGCCGCAAGCTCAAGGATAAAGCCTGGTCTTGTCCCAACCACCGGCGGCGTTGCGCGAGAATACCACGCGGTCATGCAGGCGGAACGGGCGGTCGTGCCAGAATTCGATCGTTTGCGGCACGATGCGGAAGCCCGACCAGTGCTTCGGCCGCGGGATCTCGCCGATCGCGTAGCGCGCCGTGTATTCGGCCACCGCCTTCTCCAGCGCGAAGCGGCTTTCCAGTGGCCGCGACTGTTTCGAGGCCCAGGCGCCGATGCGGCTGCCGCGCGGCCTCGTCGCATAATAAGCGTCGGCCTCGGCGTCGCTGACGATCTCCACCGGTCCGCGCACGCGCACCTGTCGGCGCAGCGATTTCCAGTGGAAGCACATCGCCGCCTTCATGCTGCCAAGTATCTCGCGGCCCTTGGCGCTCTCGAAATTCGTGTAGAAGACAAATCCCTTTTCGTCGAACCCCTTGAGCAGCACCATCCGCACATCCGGCATGCCGTCGGCGTCGACGGTTGCCAGCGCCACGCCGTTGGGATCGTTGGGCTCGCTCTGTGTGGCGTCTTCCAGCCATGCGGCAAACAGCCGAAACGGCTCCGCCGCTTCGGTGAAGTCACTGCTTGTTAACTCGGTTTCGTTCATAGTTTTCCAAATTTTTAACATTGCGGGAGGAGTTCGCCGATTGTCGCGTATCGCGCAAGCTTTTGACAGCGGGCAATGGAGCGCTATCGCTTCAGCCAGCGCCAAGGCTGCGCTGTTGACGTTGGCGCTTCCTCTTGCCGCCTGCGGCGCCGGCGGCTTTAGCCTGGAAAAGGTCGATGTCGACCGCTCGATCGTCACCTCCAGCACGCCGTCCTCGCCTGCAGCGCCGGCTACGGCCGACCAGGATTCCGACCAGACCACCATCGGCAACGCTGTTTCATCCGCCGACATCAAGGAGCTTGGCGGCCAGCCGGTTCCATGGGCCAATGCCGGCACCGGCTCGCGCGGCGCCATCACCGAACTGGTGGAGCTGAAGGACGGCGGCCTGACCTGCCGCCGCTTCAGCGCCACGCGCGAGAGCTTCGACGGCGTCGCTCTCTATAAGGGCGAGCTGTGCCTTGCCGGCGCCGGCGGCTGGCGCATGCAGGAATTCAAGGCGCTTTGACTTCAGGACGTCCTGAAATTCGGGCACTCTGAGTTTTGCGCGCTAATTGCCCTTGCGCTACTGGAATTTCTTCCTATGCGAGCGCATATAGGGGGCGACCATAAATCCATTCTCTCTTGCAGGCAGGAAGCATGCGCGACCCCTATGAGGTGCTGGGCGTTGCCAAGAACGCATCGGCCAAGGACATAAAATCGGCTTACCGCAAACTCGCCAAGAAATATCATCCGGACCAGAATCCGAATGATCCCAAGGCGAAGGACCGTTTTGCCGCTGCCAATCAGGCTTACGAGATCGTCGGCGACGAGAAGACGCGCGCCGCCTACGATCGCGGCGAGATCGACGCCGATGGCAAGCCGAAATTCCAGGGTTTTGAAGGCGCGGCCGGCGGCGACCCGTTCGCCGGTTTCCGCCGTCAGCAGGGCCCGGGCGGCGCGCATTTCGAATTCCGCACCGGGCGTCCGGGCGGCGATCCGTTCGACGGCAACAGCGATATCTTCAGCCAGATCTTCGGCGAAGCCTTTTCCGGCGCCCGCGGCGCCGGCAGGGCCGACCGGCGTCAGCCGGTGCAGGCGGCCGACCTCAACGTCACCATGGATATCAGCGTCGAGGAGGCAGCCACGGCCGATAAGGTGACGGCGATGTTCCCGGACGGCCGCAAGGTGGCGGTCAAGCTGCCGGCCTATGTCGAGGACGGCCAGACGATCCGCCTGAAGGGCCAGGGCGAGCAGGGGCCGGGGCAGCCGGGCGACGCGCTGGTCAAGATCCATATCCGCCGCCATCCGCGCTACCGCATCGAGGGGCGCGACCTGCATGTCGATCTGCCCGTCGATCTGGCTGACGCGGTGCTCGGCGCCAAGGTGGCGGTCGAGACGCCGACCGGCAAGCTCGCGGTCAACGTTCCGGCGTGGTCGAGCTCGGACAAGGTTCTGCGCATCAAGGGCAGGGGTCTGCCGGAAAAGGCCGGCGGCCATGGCGATCTCTATGCCCATGTGCGGCTGATGCTGCCGGAAGGCGGCGATGCTGAGCTTGAGGCCCTGATGCGCCGCCGAAAAGGCTGATCGAGGGAATTTTGTTCCTGTTACAGTGTCTTTTGGGCGCTTGAAGGGGCTTTGTGCCTGTGCGATAGGGCTCTCCACAAAGCGGATATTCTTGCGGAGAGCTTGCACATGGCAGGTGGACAGGGCCTGATGGCCGGTAAGCGGGGCCTGATCCTGGGCGTCGCCAACAATCGGTCGATCGCTTTCGGCATCGCCAAGGCTTGCGTCGATCACGGCGCCGAAATCGCCCTGACCTATCAGGGCGAGGCCTTCAAGAAGCGCGTCGAGCCGCTTGCGGCCGAGCTCAACGCGCATATCGCGGGCCATTGCGACGTCACCGATCCGGAAAGCCTCGACGCCGTCTTTGCCGACGTCGCCAAGCATTGGGGCAAGCTCGACTTCCTCGTCCACGCCATCGCCTTCTCCGACAAGGACGAGCTCACCGGCCGCTATGTCGAGACCACGCGCGACAATTTCCTGCGCACCATGGATATTTCGGTGTTTTCCTTCACCACCATTGCCAAGCGCGCCGAGCCGCTGATGAGCGAAGGCGGCTCGCTGTTGACGCTGACCTACTACGGCGCCGAGAAGGTGATGCCGCATTACAATGTCATGGGCGTCGCCAAGGCAGCGCTCGAGGCCAGCGTGCGCTATCTGGCCGTCGACCTCGGCGCCAAGAAGATCCGCGTCAACGCGATCTCCGCGGGCCCGATCAAGACGCTCGCCGCCTCCGGCATCGGCGACTTCCGCTACATCCTGAAGTGGAACGAGTATAATTCGCCGCTGAAGCAGACGGTGACGCAGGAAGAGGTCGGCGATTCCGGCGTCTACTTCCTGTCCGACCTGTCGCGCGGCGTGACCGGCGAGGTTCATCACGTCGATTCCGGCTACCATGTCGTCGGCATGAAGGCGGTCGACGCGCCGGATATCTCGACAGTCAAGGACTGATCCGCTCCGCTTGCCCCTTCGTCCCAGGCCCTGGCCCGACCTCGGAAGACCTGATGTATCCGCTCGCCTACATCGCGCGCCACGGCCAGACGGATTGGAATGCCGAGCACCGCCTGCAGGGCCAGGCCGACACCGACCTCAACGATTTTGGCCGCGGGCAGGCGAGGCTTAACGGCCGGCGGTTGGCTGAGCTCATCGGAAATCCTGCGAATTTCGATTTTGTCGCCAGTCCGATGCGGCGCACGCGCGAGACGATGGAATTGATGCGCGAGGCGATGGGCCTCGATCCCACCGCCTACCGCACCGATGCGCGCCTGGTGGAGATAAGTTTCGGCGACTGGCAGGGCTTCACCTTCGCCGAGCTCGAGCAGCGCGCCCCCGGTTCGACCGACGGCCGCCGCCACGCCAAGTGGGATTTCCAGCCGCCCGGCGAGGGGGCGGAAAGCTATGAGATGCTGCTGGAGCGGATAAAGCCATGGTTCGCCGAACTTCGGCAGCCCACCGTCTGTGTCACCCATGGCGGCGTCATCCGCTGCTTCTTCCGCCTGGTCGTTGGCCTTTCCAAGCAGGAAGCCGCGGGCCTCGATGTCCCGCAGGACCGCCTGCTGCGGCTGGAGGGCCGGAGCTTGGAGTGGCTTTAACAAATCGCCACCTGGCAAATTCAGGTCAGGCCGAGTCGAGAAGGGTGGATTCCGAGAACCGGAGCGGAGCGTACTTTCAGTACGTGAGCACCGGAAGCGCAGGAAGCCGCCGTTCGCAGGCCGGCCTCACCTGAATTTAGTTCTGGTCGCTGTCGGGCAACTGCATATCCGTCACGACATTCTCGCCATTGGTCACGTCATAGGCGATGACGATATCCATTCCGGGCTTGAGCGAGTCGATGTCGGTCTCGGCGTTGAGCTTGTAGGCCTTACCGTCGTCAAGCGTCAGCGTCAGCGTGTCCTTGTCGACCTTCTTGATCAGGCCTTCGGTCTGGCCGGCGAACGCGGCGGCGGTGGAAATTAGCAACATGGCGCAGGCAGCGCCAATCAGGGTACGCATCGTCGTCCTCTTTGGGTCATTGCGCCGGCTCGTCAGCGGCGGGTCCTCAACGGCGGATGGGAAGAGAGCAGAAACCAACCGAATGTGTCAAAACTAAATCCGCCAGATCACAGTTTGATGCAGCCGTTTGACCACTGTGGAAAACGCCAATAGAAGGCAGCCGTAACCGGTTTCTTACCGGGCAGGGCGTATTCTCATGTCTCACAACACATTCGGCCATCTCTTCCGCGTCACCACATGGGGTGAAAGCCATGGCGCCGCGCTCGGCTGCGTTGTCGACGGCTGCCCGCCCGGCATCCGGTTCAGGCGCGAGGACATCCAGGCCGAGCTCGACCGGCGCCGCCCCGGACAGTCGCGTTTCGTCACCCAGCGCCGAGAGCCGGACGAGGTCAAGATCCTGTCCGGCTTCATCCTCGACGAAGACGGCGAGACCATGATCACAACCGGCACGCCGGTGTCGATGCTGATCGAGAATGTCGATCAACGTTCCAAGGATTATGGCGAGATCGCCCGGCAATACCGGCCGGGCCATGCGGACTATACCTACGACGTC
It contains:
- a CDS encoding crotonase/enoyl-CoA hydratase family protein yields the protein MTDHILVERQGAVQIIRINRPDKKNALTRAMYAKMSAALAEGDADPAVRVHVFLGVPGAFSSGNDLADFLAIATGGEGGNEVWDFLMALAKSQKPMVSGVDGIAVGIGTTLNLHCDLTFATPRTLFRTPFVDLGLVPEAGSSLIAPQLLGRQGAFALLGLGEGFSAERAKAAGLIYEVVAEDALEGAVLAAANGIAAKPPQALKIARDLMREPRAELIARIEVESQHFRERLTSEEARAALTAFMTRKKG
- the pdxH gene encoding pyridoxamine 5'-phosphate oxidase codes for the protein MNETELTSSDFTEAAEPFRLFAAWLEDATQSEPNDPNGVALATVDADGMPDVRMVLLKGFDEKGFVFYTNFESAKGREILGSMKAAMCFHWKSLRRQVRVRGPVEIVSDAEADAYYATRPRGSRIGAWASKQSRPLESRFALEKAVAEYTARYAIGEIPRPKHWSGFRIVPQTIEFWHDRPFRLHDRVVFSRNAAGGWDKTRLYP
- a CDS encoding RT0821/Lpp0805 family surface protein, whose product is MSRIAQAFDSGQWSAIASASAKAALLTLALPLAACGAGGFSLEKVDVDRSIVTSSTPSSPAAPATADQDSDQTTIGNAVSSADIKELGGQPVPWANAGTGSRGAITELVELKDGGLTCRRFSATRESFDGVALYKGELCLAGAGGWRMQEFKAL
- a CDS encoding DnaJ C-terminal domain-containing protein gives rise to the protein MRDPYEVLGVAKNASAKDIKSAYRKLAKKYHPDQNPNDPKAKDRFAAANQAYEIVGDEKTRAAYDRGEIDADGKPKFQGFEGAAGGDPFAGFRRQQGPGGAHFEFRTGRPGGDPFDGNSDIFSQIFGEAFSGARGAGRADRRQPVQAADLNVTMDISVEEAATADKVTAMFPDGRKVAVKLPAYVEDGQTIRLKGQGEQGPGQPGDALVKIHIRRHPRYRIEGRDLHVDLPVDLADAVLGAKVAVETPTGKLAVNVPAWSSSDKVLRIKGRGLPEKAGGHGDLYAHVRLMLPEGGDAELEALMRRRKG
- the fabI gene encoding enoyl-ACP reductase FabI; the protein is MAGGQGLMAGKRGLILGVANNRSIAFGIAKACVDHGAEIALTYQGEAFKKRVEPLAAELNAHIAGHCDVTDPESLDAVFADVAKHWGKLDFLVHAIAFSDKDELTGRYVETTRDNFLRTMDISVFSFTTIAKRAEPLMSEGGSLLTLTYYGAEKVMPHYNVMGVAKAALEASVRYLAVDLGAKKIRVNAISAGPIKTLAASGIGDFRYILKWNEYNSPLKQTVTQEEVGDSGVYFLSDLSRGVTGEVHHVDSGYHVVGMKAVDAPDISTVKD
- a CDS encoding histidine phosphatase family protein, with translation MYPLAYIARHGQTDWNAEHRLQGQADTDLNDFGRGQARLNGRRLAELIGNPANFDFVASPMRRTRETMELMREAMGLDPTAYRTDARLVEISFGDWQGFTFAELEQRAPGSTDGRRHAKWDFQPPGEGAESYEMLLERIKPWFAELRQPTVCVTHGGVIRCFFRLVVGLSKQEAAGLDVPQDRLLRLEGRSLEWL
- a CDS encoding DUF1344 domain-containing protein is translated as MRTLIGAACAMLLISTAAAFAGQTEGLIKKVDKDTLTLTLDDGKAYKLNAETDIDSLKPGMDIVIAYDVTNGENVVTDMQLPDSDQN